A window of Natronolimnobius sp. AArcel1 contains these coding sequences:
- the purH gene encoding bifunctional phosphoribosylaminoimidazolecarboxamide formyltransferase/IMP cyclohydrolase, whose protein sequence is MTRIAGMAGNRGRNLLNIADRQPGGAELAVVLTNSEDAPVLEAAAERGIPTEVVPQGDLSRSEHEEAVLEVLSEYEFDLVCLDGYMRILSDTFLEEAPTTLNVHPSLLPAFPGMDAWGDALETGVSVTGCTVHVVTDATDGDGEVIESEVDGGPIVTQEPIPVYEGDDAESLKERVLYEGEFRAYPRAVKWFAEGSVEVDTAAGEVSVDTDVATTDGDDHDGLPGRRFVSDDRLDTLRYGENPHQDAAVYADYTCDEASVIHADQLNEGAKALSYNNYNDADGALNLIKEFDEPAAAVIKHTNPAGCATADSLAEAYEKALSTDPMSAFGGIVALNRECDAETAEQIIDSFKEVVVAPGYSEDALEVLFEKDNLRVLDVGELGERTERFTEKPLVGGRLVQERDLQSISVDDLEVVTDREPTDEELESMTFAWQTLKHVKSNGILFADGTETVGIGMGQVSRVDAVRLAAMKADEHAEGKDAEGAVMASDAFFPFPDGLEEAAEAGIEAVVQPGGSVNDDDVIEAANEHDIAMAFTGQRSFRHD, encoded by the coding sequence ATGACGCGAATCGCCGGGATGGCCGGCAACCGAGGGCGCAACCTGTTGAATATCGCTGACCGACAACCGGGCGGAGCCGAACTCGCTGTCGTACTGACAAACAGCGAGGACGCGCCGGTGCTCGAGGCCGCAGCCGAGCGCGGGATTCCAACCGAAGTCGTTCCACAGGGCGACCTGAGCCGCAGCGAACACGAAGAAGCTGTGCTCGAGGTTCTCTCGGAGTACGAGTTCGATCTGGTCTGTCTGGATGGCTACATGCGCATCCTCTCGGACACCTTCCTCGAGGAAGCGCCGACGACGCTGAACGTGCACCCCTCCTTGCTGCCTGCGTTCCCCGGCATGGATGCCTGGGGCGATGCACTCGAGACGGGCGTCTCGGTGACGGGCTGTACGGTCCACGTGGTTACCGACGCGACCGACGGAGACGGCGAGGTCATAGAGAGCGAGGTCGACGGCGGCCCAATCGTCACACAGGAGCCGATTCCGGTCTACGAGGGCGACGACGCCGAGAGCCTGAAAGAGCGCGTTCTCTACGAGGGCGAGTTCCGCGCGTACCCGCGTGCGGTGAAGTGGTTCGCCGAGGGGAGTGTCGAGGTCGATACGGCGGCAGGTGAGGTCTCGGTCGACACCGACGTGGCGACCACCGACGGTGACGACCACGACGGACTACCGGGTCGACGATTCGTCTCCGACGACCGACTCGACACGCTTCGCTACGGGGAGAATCCCCATCAGGATGCGGCGGTATACGCCGATTACACCTGTGACGAAGCGAGCGTTATCCACGCCGATCAGCTGAATGAGGGCGCGAAGGCACTCTCGTACAACAACTACAACGACGCCGACGGCGCGCTCAACCTGATCAAGGAGTTCGACGAGCCCGCAGCGGCGGTCATCAAACACACCAACCCCGCCGGCTGCGCCACGGCTGACTCGCTTGCCGAGGCCTACGAGAAAGCCCTCTCGACGGACCCGATGAGCGCCTTTGGCGGCATCGTCGCCCTGAACCGCGAGTGCGACGCCGAGACGGCCGAGCAGATCATCGACTCGTTCAAAGAGGTCGTCGTTGCCCCCGGCTACAGCGAGGACGCCCTCGAGGTGCTCTTCGAGAAGGATAACCTGCGTGTCCTCGACGTGGGCGAACTGGGCGAGCGCACCGAACGCTTCACCGAGAAGCCCCTCGTTGGTGGCCGACTCGTTCAGGAACGCGACCTGCAATCGATTTCGGTCGACGACCTCGAGGTTGTCACTGACCGCGAGCCAACGGACGAGGAACTCGAGTCGATGACCTTCGCGTGGCAGACGCTCAAACACGTGAAATCGAACGGTATCCTCTTTGCGGATGGCACGGAGACGGTCGGCATCGGCATGGGACAGGTCTCTCGAGTCGACGCGGTCCGCCTCGCAGCGATGAAGGCTGACGAGCACGCCGAAGGCAAGGACGCCGAGGGCGCAGTTATGGCTTCGGACGCCTTCTTCCCGTTCCCGGACGGCCTCGAGGAAGCCGCCGAGGCGGGCATCGAGGCGGTTGTCCAGCCCGGTGGCTCGGTCAACGACGACGATGTGATCGAAGCCGCGAACGAGCACGACATCGCGATGGCGTTTACGGGCCAGCGGTCGTTCAGACACGATTAG
- the purB gene encoding adenylosuccinate lyase has product MTETDALYAVSPLDGRYSGRTAPLSPYTSEAALMRARVRVEVEYLIALADLEATPLEIDLEEREHLRGLYKHFAEEDAQLVKKLETEGHAEFDATNHDVKAVEYFIRHNLGDESDASAWIHFGLTSEDVNNLAHRLLVRDAVSEVLLPELYELQDTLADMAREHRDLPMLARTHGQPATPTTFGKELAVYASRLGRATGRIKTAADDLRGKLGGASGTYAAHVAAYPDVDWQAFAESFITEGLSLEFEPLTTQVNPCDDLAAVFDAFRGANDVLLDLDLDMWLYVSDRYLGQEAVEGETGSSTMPHKVNPIDFENSEGNLSKANSDLTFLADYVTTSRLQRDLSDSTVKRNIGSAFAHCLIGYTKAATGLSKVVPNEHVMRDDLESTPVIIGEAVQTILRREGQEDAYEQVKALTRGKSVTLADFRELFDDLEVDESVREELRELTPTGYTGVADELVDDA; this is encoded by the coding sequence ATGACCGAAACTGACGCACTGTACGCCGTGTCGCCGCTGGACGGCCGCTACAGTGGCCGGACCGCACCGCTGTCGCCCTATACGAGCGAAGCCGCCCTCATGCGCGCTCGCGTCCGCGTCGAAGTCGAGTACCTGATCGCACTCGCAGACCTCGAGGCCACGCCCCTTGAGATCGATCTCGAAGAGCGCGAACACCTCCGTGGACTGTACAAGCACTTCGCCGAAGAGGATGCCCAGTTAGTCAAGAAACTCGAGACAGAGGGTCACGCCGAGTTCGATGCGACGAACCACGACGTAAAAGCGGTGGAGTACTTCATCCGGCACAATCTCGGCGACGAAAGCGACGCGTCGGCCTGGATTCACTTCGGGTTGACCAGCGAGGACGTGAACAATCTCGCCCACCGGTTGCTCGTCCGTGACGCCGTCTCGGAAGTGCTCCTACCGGAACTGTACGAGTTGCAAGACACCCTCGCCGACATGGCCCGCGAACACCGCGACCTGCCGATGCTCGCCCGGACTCACGGACAGCCCGCGACGCCGACCACGTTCGGCAAGGAATTGGCCGTCTACGCTTCCCGTCTCGGGCGTGCAACCGGTCGCATCAAGACAGCAGCCGACGATCTGCGCGGCAAACTCGGCGGCGCATCTGGAACGTACGCCGCCCACGTCGCGGCGTATCCGGACGTCGACTGGCAGGCCTTCGCCGAGTCGTTCATCACCGAGGGACTCAGCCTCGAGTTCGAGCCACTGACGACGCAGGTCAACCCGTGTGACGACCTCGCGGCCGTCTTCGACGCCTTCCGCGGCGCGAACGACGTCCTCCTTGATCTCGATCTGGATATGTGGCTCTACGTCTCGGATCGCTACCTCGGCCAGGAAGCAGTCGAAGGCGAAACCGGCTCCTCGACGATGCCCCACAAGGTCAACCCTATCGACTTCGAAAACAGCGAAGGCAACCTCTCGAAGGCGAACTCGGATCTGACGTTCCTCGCCGACTACGTCACTACCTCGAGGCTCCAGCGCGACCTTTCGGACTCGACCGTCAAGCGCAACATCGGCTCGGCATTCGCTCACTGCCTGATCGGCTACACCAAGGCCGCGACCGGTCTCTCGAAGGTCGTCCCCAACGAACACGTCATGCGCGACGACCTCGAGTCGACCCCCGTAATCATCGGCGAGGCCGTCCAGACGATCCTCCGGCGCGAAGGCCAGGAAGACGCCTACGAGCAGGTCAAAGCCCTCACGCGCGGAAAGTCGGTTACGCTCGCGGACTTCCGAGAGCTGTTCGACGACCTCGAGGTCGACGAATCGGTTCGTGAAGAACTTCGCGAGTTGACGCCGACCGGGTATACGGGCGTCGCAGACGAACTGGTCGACGACGCGTAA